Proteins encoded together in one Armatimonadota bacterium window:
- a CDS encoding D-lyxose/D-mannose family sugar isomerase, which yields MKRSDINLLARQARACFEAHGWALPPQPRWDVCDFGMGDVWSKGLLLINLAEEPEYCEKLMYQRRGMVCLAHTHKVKKEDIICRWGELAITVWPGHPRESHSGDFSVNVNAQPRTCRPGERIVLEAGERVTLVPGIYHAFEPASDEVIIGEVSTANDDLNDNFFADEGVGRFPTIEEDEPAEVRLLSEG from the coding sequence ATGAAGCGCTCCGACATCAACCTGCTCGCCCGTCAGGCCAGGGCCTGCTTTGAGGCCCACGGCTGGGCCCTCCCTCCACAGCCGAGGTGGGACGTCTGCGACTTCGGGATGGGCGACGTTTGGAGCAAGGGCCTCCTGCTTATCAACCTTGCCGAAGAGCCCGAATACTGCGAGAAGCTCATGTATCAGCGGCGCGGAATGGTCTGCCTGGCACACACCCACAAGGTGAAGAAGGAAGACATCATCTGCCGGTGGGGTGAATTGGCGATAACGGTCTGGCCCGGGCACCCGCGTGAAAGCCATTCCGGGGACTTCTCGGTGAATGTCAACGCCCAGCCCAGAACCTGCCGCCCCGGAGAGAGGATAGTGCTTGAGGCGGGCGAAAGGGTCACGCTCGTGCCAGGGATCTACCACGCGTTTGAGCCTGCAAGCGACGAAGTGATCATCGGCGAGGTCTCGACCGCCAACGACGACCTGAACGACAACTTCTTCGCGGATGAAGGGGTCGGCAGGTTCCCCACGATCGAGGAGGACGAGCCTGCGGAAGTGAGGCTGTTGTCAGAGGGTTAG